The window ttctacactccaaactcttacacatccacttacacactccaactcttacacgttcacttacacactctaaatcacttacacaagttaaccttctttttcatacaatcttatgaactaaaaagttgcccaaaatccattataaatacccctccttagccatgagatcacttgcaccccatcatcaaatctttctaccattctttcttatatcttcacttcattaacatcttactaattttataccctttttatttgttgaagaatcaaatgaagatggagcttgatcttatcacttcttaagccaataatcatcaacttttgaaaagtcaagtattatcttttggagcttggatatcattttctttttgggtaattgaagatctacttctttgaagcttggagccttgaacactttctcttttggagcttatttctttaagttcttattttcctattattattctcttacttggtttaacaccacctttggaggaaaatggtacacattttcttaactctctcgttatgtgatatttatttatggttacttgataatataaaagcatgatcaacatgattttattttagtcatttaaactttacatggtaatattaaagtcatatccagtttagtgatattttcgtcaaaacaataatattttttgggacactcgaaaaaaaagtcatatatatggaaatttttgattaatatgataatatagatatatatgaattttactagttaaataaacttatgtctttaaaatgattccatatcatcttggtgttttgataaatttttaatcggtttattggtaaaatagtcaaacaaatttgttaaaatgcttagcgttgtttttctccaaaactcatttcatttagattttggaaatttaataacttgtcggattatgttttttttttagttatgatagatccgttttactattttactgattatttgataaaatacgttattaatattactcttgacttttatgattatttatgacataaaaatgacttagtttagcctcaggaatcttagtatagctacgaaaatttgttatttaattaatattaatttattagatactagtaatttgtttctattaaaagggtagaattgacaaaattttgactagtgccagtttgacttataagaatgtaaactatttcggtttagagtcttgtttgatattgcatgatattgattgtatgactctgatagtaaggtaatgttgaaccatggaccggcatgtaaaatcccggcgtccgtgttagccggcacgtaaaatgcggtgtcagacagggggtccgagaaaaacccatcctgtgaagtctcgagcataacagtattgagaggagtgacgactcccaccacagttagggtttaggactacggtcctcacctaaccagacccttatatatatcaattgtcattattgttgtgatcttgtgatgtgctatgatggtaaagctatgaggcttaattgaacttgattaaataagcattaaggttaccaagtatttagtagcagtaatgaacttctgcaagtattgagaatgtagcttaatggcttagtaacggtcaataatgagtaataaccttctatattgtgcttgatgattattttgtaagcataatttaactattgcatcataagcttgttgagaaaattgtactcggctttatcgctgaccgatttaatcggctgtcatccgtattatgaatgacagtattttgcaggaaaatttagctcaggtttcgatccatgccgcaactttaattattctatcgaggacttagcttcaatgattttacttgatgactatattgtacttatgtttttttttatcgtaatTAAGtgaaccttattttatattttctcagttgtaagatatttttttacttatgttttgaacgattttagttcaaatggtttttagcagttcggcgttttacacttccgcattatttatcttaagtataattattagtgttaattatgtatcgagagtgccgctcctgctacacgtggtatcagagctaaagttactcgaatctTGGAATTTTAGTTCCATGTGAAAGGCTCGATAGctgactaaaaaaataaataaataaataaataaaaagagaatttcaaatgattttcaaaacaagtcttcctaaaaattctatttgttttctatgtgcttatgtgactatgtgtaaaattacgtgccagattaattaagttaatgtgaaagtcagtcacatgtttaaaaaattttttaggtaagaaatggcgtaacttcatctgatcacgaagctagagttcgagagctagaagcacaactagctcggatggaaaggacaaatgagcgactgatcaccctcatggagaatcaggctcaagaggccaatgacgacgggaaatactttaagaatatggCATATCATCGTCCGCCGCAATACGACGGAGAAGCTGATTCGGTTCGCTTCGAGAATTGGCTCGCAGAGATGGAGAAACTTTTAGAGGTCATTAACTGTCCAACACACCTAAAAGTAAAGCTGGCTTCCTTCTACCTATCTGGTCCAGCAGAGTTATGGTGGCGTTCTGTCAAGGCCACTATGACTGATACTTTTTGGGATGATTTCCTTATAACTCTTCGTCAACAATTCTATCCGCCATCACTCCAacggaaaaaggagaatgagttcTTACATCTTCGTCAGGGTCTTATGACCGTGATTGAGTATAGTTGTAAGTTCAATGAGCTATCTCGATTTGCTTCTGACATCGTAAGCAAAGAAAGTGTTCATGCATCCCGCTTTTTCGAGGGTCATAATCTTATGATCCAAAAGGGGATCGGGAAGTATTCTGACTTCCGAGATCTCTACGACCGAGCGCTTGAGTATGAGAGGATCCTTGACAAGGaggacaacaccaacaaaagaaaatttggtggaggcaacaacaacaggaacaagaggccgaccaattgggatcgcaagccgttccaaccaacaacttcaacaagagtcacagtttggaagtgtcgcttatgtggtaaggatcaccgaggtcgttcatgcactgggaagatcatctgcttcaaatgtaaaaaggagggtcatgtttccactaactgccgagaagggatctagttgggagctagtagtactggtaattatggagctcctagttcttcgggaaatgttcagagtattgcagctaggaggactgccggtttgcacgctattagcaactatgtagacaatcttcatcgggcgtttgagggtaaggtcatttctggtcactttgtcgtgggagactctttggctcatattctttttgattcaggaGCTGACCGATGTTTTATCTCTActtctttccttcataaatcctctatctctcttaaacctcaaaaatttaatctccaaattctattacctgacggttcaccattcctatgtgaccgtatctttcctaatttccctcttaagatttcggacaaccatctacctgctgatttaatagtgtttgagttgggtacatatgatattattttggggatagactggttgggacgtcatcatgcgaagattttgtgtaaagagaagatcgttcgggttaaggctccaggtggagaatgtttgattaggaAGAATTCTGTGTTTCCCATTTAGACCATTTCTGCTGTTCAAGCCATGGAGATGATTAAACATGGAGATAAgggatatttgtgttttattgctagtagtgaggagaaaatcaagttaagtcttgaggaaaccccaattgtttgtgattacccTGATGTTTTCCCAGAGGATCTACCTAGTTTACCTCCAAGGAGGGAGGTTGACTTTCATATAGATCTAATTCCTGATGCTACCCCTATCTCTAGGACTCcgtaccgttttgctccagctgagttagccgaattgaaaaagcaattggatgagttattggagaaaggttttatccaacctagtgtgtcaccctagggagcccctgttctgtttgtgaagaagaaggatggaacgatgagattgtgtattgattatagggagattaataagatcaccattaagaaccgttaccctttgcccaggatagatgatttgtttgatcagctaagaggcgctcaggtgttctcgaagattaatttaaggtctggatatcatcaattgaggatagccaaggaggatgtttctaaaacagcatttcggacccgatatggacattataagtttttggtgatgccatttgcgttaacaaatgcacctgcagcatttatggatttgatgcagaggtatcttcatccttatttggataaattcgtggttgtttttatcgatgatattttggtatattcaaggagtagggaagaacatgaagaacacttgagaatgattctagagcttttgagaaaagagaaattgtatgggaagtttagtaagtgtgagttttggcttgaggaaatttcttttctaggtcATAAGGTCTCTAAGAGTGGAATTTCTGTAGATCCTGAGAAGATTAAAGCAATAACGGACTGGCTGATTCCTAGAAATGTGACTGAAGTTCAGAGCTTTTTGGGATTAGCTGGGTACTATAGGAAATACGTTGAAAACTTTTCTAAGGTTGCTCGTCCCATGtttaagctgttgaagaaagggatacgatttcagtggaatgagaggcacacaattgctttcgaggaattaaagaaaagacttaCTACCGCCCCTGTTTTAGCAATGCCTGATTGTAGCAAGCCATTCGAGTTCTATTGTGATGCTTCATTCAAAGGTTTGggttgtgtacttatgcaagaaATAGTTTATGCATCGAGGCAGTTAAGGCCACATGAGGTAAATTACCCCGTGCATGACATTGAGCTTGCTGTAGTGATCTTTGCtttgaagttgtggagacattatttgtatgggttaccgtgtaagatctacactgatcatcaaaatttgaggtatgtctttaaccaaaaagaattgaacatgcgccaaaggcggtggcttgaggttattaaggattatgatcttgaaattgtgtaccaccctggaaaagcgaataaggtagctgatgccttgagtaggagaccgagagtgtctgtgaatgccattatgtctgtaccatgggagttgtatcgtgagatgcagagtttgggattagagatttgtagtcgacacaaggttggtcagtatttgggagtaatgactatacaacccactttgtttgatcgtataattgaggcacaacttgaggatccagagattgttgagttgatccatagagttgaggaaaatgagactgatgcttttgagttaggagaaagaggagagttgaggatgaacggtagattgtgtgttccaaatcaatttgaattgaagaatgagattctgaaggaaggtcatcaaagtttatttcatttgcatccaggtagagataagatgattgaggagataagagagatattttggtggaaaggtctaAGGAAAGATGTCTCTGATTTTGTGTCTAAGTGCCTAGTCTGCCAGAGGGTAAAGTTCGAGAGACAAAAGAGTTTAGGGTTGCTTGAACCCTTGCCTGTCCCAGATTGAAAGTGGGACTCgatttctatggactttgtggTAGGGCTACTAAGGACCCAGCAAGAgaatgatgttatttgggtCATTGTTGACAGATTGACCAAGGTCCCTAGATTTGTGCcgatgaagaatacttggggggctaagcaattagcagatgcctatgtccgagagattgtcagacttcatggtgttccgaggactattgtttcggataggaatccgaagtttttatcgaggttttgggaaaagttgcaggaagcttttgggagtaagttgtgcttgagtactgcttttcatcctgcgactgatggtcagactgagagaactattcagactttagaggatcttttgagatgttttGTGTTGGACTTTGAGGGTTCTTGGGAAGATAAATTACCGATGGTGGAGTTCGCCTACAACAACAGTTTCCAATCTAGTATAAGGATGGAACCGTATGAAGCTCTTTATGGAAGGAAGTGCCGAGTACCTTTGTGTTGGGATTTGATGGATAGGACCATTCCCGAAGGTCCAGATGTGATTCAGGAATCCATTGATGCTCTGAAGATTGTTcaacagaacatgagagcagcacagagccgacaaaagagttatgctgataatcatcgaaagatgttgcaatttgaggttggCGACAAGGTTTTCCTAAAGGTTTCACCTACAAGGGGTGTCCAACGTTTTGGAGTTCGaggaaagttgagtccaaaatttattggaccttttgagatcctaaggagagtcggggaagtttcttatgagttggctttacctccaagtttagcaaaagttcataatgtgttccatgtttcacagttgaggaagtatgttcatgaTCCGTCTCATGTTCTAGCTCACGAGCTGCTTTTGATTGAAGAGTCTTTGGTGTATGAGGAACGACCAATCAGAATCTTAGATACCCgagtaaaagagttgagaaattcgaggattccattggtcaaggttttgtggtcaaaccacggggttgaagaggcgacttgggaaaaagaggtcgacatgagagagcgttatcctaacctttttggtaagtcctagtttcgggacgaaactatctaaagggggaaagagttgtaacaggctcaaatatcttaatcttaatcttccgattaattattccgaaattttgtttcgaattcctaatcctttggcaatctaattcaaatcacctttaattcctaaaccttattccgattttgtaatttcttccaaatattaaacttaaaaatatatatatattcttaaatttctttataagcactaaaatattattttattattttatactacgaaaagtaaattttaatattatatttacggttttattaaaacattAGGTtttaatttcgtttccttaaactaactttactacttatcattttaaccttacaactttgatttaattattttatacctaaaaattaactgtatttttcttattaactttaagtatagttttaccaaaattttctaagtaaactatcatattttcataatcaaaccttaatcatactttcccattaatctaaaacatttcactagtataaactagaacaaaaatttgatgaaccaaaatcctttctacatcaatccataatgttcatcacttacataagctatcaccatttccttacacaagtcaaccttcttctacactccaaactcttacacatccacttacacactccaactcttacacgttcacttacacactctaaatcacttacacaagttaaccttctttttcatacaatcttatgaactaaaaagttgcccaaaatccattataaatacccctccttagccatgagatcacttgcaccccatcatcaaatctttctaccattctttcttatatcttcacttcattaacatcttactaattttataccctttttatttgttgaagaatcaaatgaagatggagcttgatcttatcacttcttaagccaataatcatcaacttttgaaaagtcaagtattatcttttggagcttggatatcattttctttttgggtaattgaagatctacttctttgaagcttggagccttgaacactttctcttttggagcttatttctttaagttcttattttcctattattattctcttacttggtttaacaccacctttggaggaaaatggtacacattttcttaactctctcgttatgtgatatttatttatggttacttgataatataaaagcatgatcaacatgattttattttagtcatttaaactttacatggtaatattaaagtcatatccagtttagtgatattttcgtcaaaacaataatattttttgggacactcgaaaaaaaagtcatatatatggaaatttttgattaatatgataatatagatatatatgaattttactagttaaataaacttatgtctttaaaatgattccatatcatcttggtgttttgataaatttttaatcggtttattggtaaaatagtcaaacaaatttgttaaaatgcttagcgttgtttttctcgaaaactcatttcatttagattttggacatttaataacttgtcggattatgtttttttttagttatgatagatccgttttactattttactgattatttgataaaatacgttattaatattactcttgacttttatgattatttatgacataaaaatgacttagtttagcctcaggaatcttagtatagctacgaaaatttgttatttaattaatattaatttattagatactagtaatttgtttctattaaaagggtagaattgtcaaaattttgactagtgccagtttgacttataagaatgtaaactatttcggtttagagtcttgtttgatattgcatgatattgattgtatgactctgatagtaaggtaatgtcgaaccatggaccggcatgtaaaatcccggcgtccgtgttagccggcacgtaaaatgcggtgtcagacagggggtccgagaaaaacccatcctgtgaagtctcgagcataacagtattgtgaggagtgacgactcccaccacagttagggtgatggtaaagctatgaggcttaattgaacttgattaaataagcattaaggttaccaagtatttagtagcagtaatgaacttctgcaagtattgagaatgtagcttaatggcttagtaaaggtcaataatgagtaataaccttctatattgtgcttgatgattattttgtaagcatgatttaactattgCATCATAAggttgttgagaaaattgtactcggctttatcgctgaccgatttaatcggctgtcatccgtattatgaatgacagtattttgcaggaaaatttagctcaggtttcgatccaggccgcaactttaattattctatcgaggacttagcttcaatgattttacttgatgactatattgtacttatgtttttttttatcgtatttaagtgaaccttattttatattttctcagttgtaagatatttttttacttatgttttgaacgattttagttcaaatggtttttagcagttcggagttttacacttccgcattatttatcttaagtataattattaatgttaattatgtatcgagagtgccgctcctgctacagtTTTAATAACAAATAGGATATACTTAtgatgcctttttttttttcacctaAATAATTGCACAACCAACGGCAACAAGCCTACACCCTTCTTCACCCTTCCTCACCTTAAAAGAATCGGAAGGTAGATattcaattaaacaaatttCATTAATGGCAATCTTATTTTCTTGTTAGATATATCCTCtttgttttcttatttattatattgattacatattgattttttatttaaagtttctATAACCATGACTTAATTAGTTGATTTTAAGatttactttattatatatttgttttaataaGAATAGATGGATCTTATGTTGATTGATGCTCTCTCCTATTCTTTTTACTTGTCATATTTCTTTAttgaataaatttattttagttgtcctattttcttttttgacattgttttttttttcttactaaATTGTCCTTATTTTGTCGTGTGTGATTACGAAATTACCCTTATTTACCTAACTAGTCTAACCTAATTAACCCTCACTAACCCTAATTACCCCACTATTATTTCCCTCCCTTTTAAATCTAACGTCCTCCCCTTACTCCTGATCTTACCAAAAAAACCTAACATTTTATTGGTTATTTATCTTCCTTCTGAGTTCCCTTCATTTTCATCTTGATTTCCTTTTGGTTTAGCTGTTTGGACTTTGAAGTAGTTGTTTGGATTTTAAAGTTGTTGAGAATAATGTGACTTTAGTGCACAATTGATATGTGCATTTATATGTGTTATTAATGGGATGGAATCCTATGAGATTGTTTAATGAGTGAATAAGTTGATAACTTAATGtttgtgatttatgatggtgattaaaagtatggattaattcGTGAGTTATGAAGGAGATGAAGTAGGACTTAACACTAcaagaaaaatcatttttagcaATAAGTTTTAGTAAcgactatttttttttcgttgtgaaaaatacaagttgttgcgaaatttgttgttattgataaataattgttgtcataagaaaaaaataactttcccaccacttaaaataatttttctgtaTAACCTATTTTTTTGCAAcgaaaaatttaattgttaaaactaaataaataattcataacTATATATATCATTGCAAAAAGAATTAAATATACAGATATAACA of the Amaranthus tricolor cultivar Red isolate AtriRed21 chromosome 6, ASM2621246v1, whole genome shotgun sequence genome contains:
- the LOC130815655 gene encoding uncharacterized protein LOC130815655; translated protein: MAYHRPPQYDGEADSVRFENWLAEMEKLLEVINCPTHLKVKLASFYLSGPAELWWRSVKATMTDTFWDDFLITLRQQFYPPSLQRKKENEFLHLRQGLMTVIEYSCKFNELSRFASDIVSKESVHASRFFEGHNLMIQKGIGKYSDFRDLYDRALES